Proteins from a genomic interval of Streptomyces sp. SID8374:
- a CDS encoding sugar ABC transporter ATP-binding protein, whose protein sequence is MTAPEKQLVEHADELLRIEGLRKTFPGVVALDNVDFDLRRGEVHVLLGENGAGKSTLIKMLSGAYRPDRGRILAEGREVRINNAQDAEGLGIATIYQEFNLVPDLTVAENIFLGRQPRRFGLIDHRRMRADAEKLLRRVGVDVRPDAKVRELGIARLQMVEIAKALSLEARVLIMDEPTAVLTSEEVDKLFAIVRQLRADGVGIVFITHHLEEIAALGDRVTVLRDGRSIDQVPASTPEDELVQLMVGRSIDQQYPRERPDTGEVLLSVQGLTRDGVFHDISFDVHAGEVVGLAGLVGAGRTEVARAVFGADPYDAGTVDVRGERLARHDVPAAMGAGIGLVPEDRKGQGLVLDASVQENLGLVTLRSATRSGLVDLKGQRTAAARIAKQLGVRMSGLGQHVRTLSGGNQQKVVIGKWLLADTRVLILDEPTRGIDVGAKVEIYQLINELTASGHAVLMISSDLPEVLGMSDRVLVMAQGRIAGELHADEATQDAVMALAVSTAGTHEHPAPKNVEEGPRGH, encoded by the coding sequence GTGACCGCACCGGAGAAGCAACTGGTGGAACATGCCGATGAGTTGCTGCGTATCGAAGGCCTGCGCAAGACCTTTCCCGGCGTGGTGGCACTCGACAACGTCGACTTCGACCTGCGCAGAGGCGAGGTCCATGTCCTGCTCGGCGAGAACGGCGCCGGGAAGAGCACCCTCATCAAGATGCTCTCCGGTGCCTACCGCCCCGACCGCGGCCGGATCCTCGCGGAGGGCCGCGAGGTCCGCATCAACAACGCGCAGGACGCCGAAGGGCTCGGCATCGCCACCATCTACCAGGAGTTCAACCTGGTGCCCGACCTGACGGTGGCCGAGAACATCTTCCTCGGCCGCCAGCCGCGCCGCTTCGGCCTCATCGACCACCGGCGCATGCGGGCGGACGCGGAGAAGCTGCTCCGCCGCGTCGGTGTGGATGTGCGTCCCGATGCCAAGGTCCGTGAACTGGGCATCGCCCGGCTCCAGATGGTCGAGATCGCCAAGGCGCTCAGCCTGGAAGCACGCGTTCTCATCATGGACGAACCGACCGCCGTGCTCACCTCGGAAGAGGTCGACAAACTCTTCGCGATCGTCCGGCAGTTGCGTGCGGACGGCGTCGGGATCGTCTTCATCACCCACCACTTGGAGGAGATCGCCGCACTCGGTGACCGCGTCACCGTTCTACGCGACGGCCGCAGCATCGACCAGGTGCCCGCCTCCACACCCGAGGACGAGCTCGTCCAGCTCATGGTCGGCCGCAGCATCGACCAGCAGTATCCTCGCGAACGCCCGGACACGGGCGAGGTGTTGCTGTCCGTCCAGGGGCTCACCCGGGACGGGGTCTTCCACGACATCAGCTTCGACGTGCACGCCGGTGAGGTCGTCGGCCTCGCCGGACTCGTCGGCGCCGGCCGTACGGAGGTGGCGCGCGCGGTGTTCGGCGCGGACCCGTACGACGCGGGCACCGTCGACGTACGCGGAGAGCGCCTCGCCCGCCACGACGTGCCCGCCGCGATGGGCGCGGGGATAGGCCTCGTACCGGAGGACCGCAAGGGCCAGGGGCTGGTCCTCGACGCCTCCGTGCAGGAGAACCTCGGCCTGGTCACCCTGCGTTCCGCGACCCGCTCCGGACTCGTGGACCTGAAGGGGCAGCGTACGGCGGCCGCCCGCATCGCCAAGCAGCTCGGCGTCCGCATGTCCGGCCTCGGCCAGCACGTCCGCACCCTCTCCGGCGGCAACCAGCAGAAGGTCGTCATCGGCAAGTGGCTGCTGGCCGACACCCGGGTGCTGATCCTCGACGAACCCACCCGGGGCATCGACGTCGGCGCCAAGGTCGAGATCTACCAGCTCATCAACGAGCTCACCGCCTCCGGCCACGCCGTCCTGATGATCTCCAGCGACCTGCCCGAGGTCCTCGGCATGAGCGACCGGGTGCTGGTCATGGCCCAGGGCCGGATCGCCGGTGAACTCCACGCCGACGAGGCCACCCAGGACGCCGTCATGGCCCTCGCGGTCTCCACCGCCGGCACCCACGAACACCCCGCACCGAAGAACGTAGAGGAGGGCCCCCGTGGCCACTGA